Proteins encoded by one window of Xanthomonas sp. DAR 80977:
- a CDS encoding TolB family protein: MRTPALPLALAASLLCAPSAFALSEFGIEGMGVVSTKADETRASVSADGQRIVWASPDRAGGPGGGDLWQATLRDGRWADPQPLPAPLNSASADTDPFFSADGHWLYFASDRPGGHGGSDLYRAALLADGRYGPPQNLGAAVNSRGDERAPALSLDGTRLLFASDGHGGAGGLDLFVAQLQGQAFAQPQALEGINSADDETDAAWLGDGRALLFARARKAQGTQLLLAQCGGGHYLQPQPLALSFNSADGDTRGAVLDVSKPTELLVAGSARAPKAGQRDLYRMKAPVASGSGDCAGVR; the protein is encoded by the coding sequence ATGCGGACCCCCGCCCTGCCGCTCGCGCTGGCCGCGAGTTTACTCTGCGCGCCGTCGGCGTTCGCGCTTTCCGAGTTCGGCATCGAGGGCATGGGCGTGGTCTCGACCAAGGCCGACGAGACCCGCGCCAGCGTTTCCGCGGACGGCCAGCGCATCGTCTGGGCCAGCCCCGACCGCGCCGGCGGGCCCGGCGGCGGCGACCTGTGGCAGGCCACGCTGCGCGATGGCCGCTGGGCCGACCCGCAACCGTTGCCGGCGCCGCTGAACTCGGCCAGCGCCGACACCGACCCGTTCTTCAGCGCCGACGGGCACTGGCTGTACTTCGCCTCCGACCGGCCCGGCGGCCACGGCGGCAGCGACCTGTACCGCGCCGCGCTGCTGGCCGACGGCCGCTACGGCCCGCCGCAGAACCTGGGCGCGGCGGTGAATTCGCGCGGCGACGAGCGCGCGCCGGCGCTGTCGCTGGACGGCACCCGGCTACTGTTCGCCAGCGACGGCCACGGCGGCGCCGGCGGCCTGGACCTGTTCGTGGCACAACTGCAAGGCCAGGCCTTCGCCCAGCCGCAGGCGCTGGAAGGGATTAACAGCGCCGACGACGAGACCGATGCGGCCTGGCTGGGCGACGGCCGCGCGCTGCTGTTCGCGCGGGCGCGCAAGGCGCAAGGCACGCAGCTGTTGCTGGCGCAGTGCGGCGGCGGGCACTACCTGCAGCCGCAGCCGCTGGCGCTGTCGTTCAACAGCGCCGACGGCGATACGCGCGGTGCGGTGCTGGACGTGTCCAAGCCGACAGAACTGCTGGTCGCCGGCAGCGCGCGCGCACCGAAGGCCGGCCAGCGCGACCTGTACCGGATGAAGGCGCCGGTGGCGAGCGGCAGCGGCGATTGTGCGGGTGTGCGCTGA
- a CDS encoding ankyrin repeat domain-containing protein: MRRLLLLALSLMAAPAAIAAPAAVPADPAKVQAQLRDYFFDAAREGRQDMLAEFIHAHYDLNTRDDKGYTALILAAYHGQQPAVEQLLRAGADPCAQDKRGNTALMGAIFKGELAIAKRLMQADCAPDQRNNAGQTAAMYAALFQRTEVLKELAAKGADLQAKDAQGNDVAKLQRGEFAQAPLH; encoded by the coding sequence ATGCGTCGTTTGCTTCTTCTCGCGCTGAGCCTGATGGCCGCCCCGGCCGCCATCGCCGCGCCCGCAGCCGTTCCGGCCGACCCGGCCAAGGTCCAGGCGCAACTGCGCGACTATTTCTTCGATGCCGCGCGCGAAGGTCGCCAGGACATGCTGGCCGAGTTCATCCATGCCCACTACGACCTCAACACCCGCGACGACAAGGGCTATACCGCGTTGATCCTGGCCGCCTACCATGGCCAGCAGCCGGCGGTGGAGCAATTGCTGCGCGCAGGCGCCGATCCGTGCGCGCAGGACAAGCGCGGCAACACCGCGCTGATGGGCGCGATCTTCAAGGGCGAGCTGGCCATCGCCAAGCGGCTGATGCAGGCCGATTGCGCGCCCGACCAGCGCAACAACGCCGGGCAGACCGCGGCGATGTACGCGGCGCTGTTCCAGCGCACCGAGGTGCTGAAGGAGCTTGCCGCCAAGGGCGCCGATCTGCAGGCGAAGGATGCGCAGGGCAACGACGTGGCCAAGCTGCAGCGCGGCGAGTTCGCACAGGCGCCGCTGCACTGA
- a CDS encoding alginate lyase family protein, with amino-acid sequence MHDPTTVPAETRRSGARGALRWIALLLLCMAAFLAEAATATRSFAHPGLLHSAQDLARIQERLSVSAAPWQAGWERLTANPHASLDWKPRPAEIVYRGYDGQHPENYAQLYRDAAATYALALRWKLGGDSRYADKAVEIMNAWSGKLTAIRGTSDAALAAGIYGYQFANAGELMRDYTGWNRDDFNRFKQMMLDVFYPINHDFLVRHNNAQIDHYWANWDLAQLNAILAIGVLTDRADLYDEAIDYFEHGAGNGSLAKAIWKLYPAQGMGQVQESGRDQGHATLVIALLGSLCQMAWSQGDDLFGYDDNRVLKGAEYVAAYNVCDTDGDRCDDTLVLPYTTYSNSDVTQTTLSPNGRGTLRPEWELLYNHYVVLKGMKAPYLTRFAAKVRAEGGGGDYGPNSGGYDQLGYGTLLYSLQQTP; translated from the coding sequence ATGCATGACCCCACGACCGTGCCTGCAGAAACGCGCCGCTCGGGCGCACGCGGCGCGCTGCGCTGGATCGCGCTGTTGCTGCTGTGCATGGCCGCCTTCCTCGCCGAGGCGGCCACGGCGACGCGCAGCTTCGCGCATCCCGGCTTGCTGCACAGCGCACAGGATCTGGCCCGGATCCAGGAAAGACTCAGCGTCTCCGCCGCACCTTGGCAGGCGGGATGGGAACGGCTGACCGCCAACCCGCATGCCTCGCTGGACTGGAAGCCGCGCCCTGCGGAGATCGTCTACCGCGGCTACGACGGCCAGCACCCGGAGAACTACGCGCAGCTGTACCGGGATGCCGCGGCCACCTATGCATTGGCGCTGCGCTGGAAGCTCGGCGGCGACAGCCGCTATGCCGACAAGGCGGTGGAGATCATGAACGCCTGGTCGGGCAAGCTCACCGCGATCCGCGGAACCAGCGACGCAGCGCTGGCCGCCGGCATCTACGGCTACCAATTCGCCAATGCCGGCGAGCTGATGCGCGACTACACCGGCTGGAACAGGGACGACTTCAATCGCTTCAAGCAGATGATGCTGGACGTGTTCTATCCGATCAATCACGACTTCCTGGTCCGCCACAACAATGCGCAGATCGACCACTACTGGGCGAACTGGGATCTGGCGCAACTCAATGCCATCCTCGCCATCGGCGTGCTCACCGACCGCGCGGATCTGTACGACGAGGCGATCGACTACTTCGAGCACGGCGCCGGCAACGGCAGCCTGGCCAAGGCGATCTGGAAGCTGTATCCGGCGCAGGGCATGGGCCAGGTGCAGGAGAGTGGGCGCGACCAGGGCCATGCCACGCTGGTGATCGCCCTGCTCGGTTCGCTGTGCCAGATGGCCTGGAGCCAGGGCGACGACCTGTTCGGCTACGACGACAACCGCGTGCTCAAGGGCGCCGAGTACGTGGCCGCCTACAACGTCTGCGACACCGATGGCGATCGCTGCGACGACACCCTGGTGCTGCCGTACACCACCTACAGCAACAGCGATGTCACGCAGACGACGCTCTCGCCGAACGGGCGCGGCACGCTGCGCCCGGAGTGGGAACTGCTGTACAACCACTACGTGGTGCTGAAAGGCATGAAAGCGCCGTACCTGACCAGATTCGCCGCCAAGGTCCGCGCCGAAGGCGGCGGCGGCGACTACGGCCCCAACAGCGGCGGCTACGACCAGCTCGGCTACGGCACCTTGCTGTACAGCCTGCAGCAGACGCCATAG
- a CDS encoding PepSY domain-containing protein codes for MTKTLLFQLHWLLGISAGLVLSVMGLSGATLAFEDEIVRWANPPLAEVAARHAAGESPLPLAELARRLDLGGAHRSTRLLIDPTGTRPSNLRLAGRDAGRLYFDPYTGQAVPEPRLTGLFEFVEDLHRRLAAGERGKAVTGACAIALIFFCLSGLYLRWPRQWWSWRAWWAVEWKRQGRSFLWSLHSVIGTWCLAIYLLIALTGLYWSYDWYRQGLVAVLGGERADEAGGGRGGKPPALDYARLQAALDAVPGVRRAYLDLRLPGRAGQPLIARYLAPDPVHSRAFDGLEIDPRSGRILRRLDYRQQPLGRQLLSSVFALHTGSFFGLAGRVVVMLASLCMSLFFVTGWLLYLDRRRKKRALHDARRGLASPAPAAAAEPWLVGFASQSGFAERLAWQAAGQLQAAGLPVQVQSLAQLDAAQLRGARRALFVVSTFGDGEAPDPARAFEKKVLRQAQALPELGYALLALGDRQYARFCGFSRRLEQWLAAQGAQALFPAVEVDNADPQALAQWQRQLSAVTGVTAAAPELQAPPSLEWRLAGRALLNPGSAGAPVWRIDLLPPAQAHWQAGDILEVQPRHADDVVRAWLAAHGVAADTPVRADGVALPLPAALADRELPVPSAHPHDPQAWLDTLPQLPLREYSIASVPADGLLQLVVRLTRRSDGSAGLGSGWLCLHAPPGAVVQARVRANPGFRRHGDAPLLLIGNGTGIAGLRSLLREAEHAGVHGHWLLFGERNAAHDALFGAELQAWRDSGHLQRLDLAFSRDQPGKVYVQDRLRDAADEVRAWLARGATLHVCGSLDSMARGVDAALREILGEEALDALSAEGRYRRDVY; via the coding sequence GTGACCAAGACGCTGTTGTTCCAGCTGCACTGGCTGCTCGGCATCAGTGCCGGGCTGGTGCTGTCGGTGATGGGCCTGAGCGGGGCCACGCTGGCGTTCGAGGACGAGATCGTGCGCTGGGCCAACCCGCCGCTGGCCGAGGTGGCCGCGCGCCACGCCGCCGGCGAGTCGCCGCTGCCGCTGGCCGAACTGGCGCGGCGCCTGGACCTGGGCGGCGCGCACCGCAGCACCCGCCTGCTGATCGACCCCACCGGCACGCGTCCGTCCAACCTGCGCCTGGCCGGCCGCGACGCCGGCCGCCTCTACTTCGATCCCTACACCGGGCAGGCCGTGCCGGAGCCGCGGCTGACCGGGCTGTTCGAATTCGTCGAGGACCTGCATCGGCGCCTGGCCGCCGGCGAACGCGGCAAGGCCGTCACCGGCGCCTGCGCGATCGCGCTGATCTTCTTCTGCCTGTCCGGGCTTTACCTGCGCTGGCCGCGGCAGTGGTGGAGCTGGCGCGCGTGGTGGGCGGTGGAATGGAAGCGGCAGGGAAGGAGCTTCCTGTGGAGCTTGCATTCGGTGATCGGCACCTGGTGCCTGGCGATCTACCTGCTGATCGCGCTGACCGGGCTGTACTGGTCCTACGACTGGTACCGGCAAGGGCTGGTGGCGGTGCTCGGCGGCGAACGCGCCGACGAGGCCGGCGGCGGCCGCGGCGGCAAGCCGCCGGCGCTGGACTACGCGCGGCTGCAGGCCGCGCTCGACGCGGTGCCGGGCGTGCGCCGCGCCTACCTGGACCTGCGCCTGCCCGGCCGTGCCGGGCAGCCGCTGATCGCGCGTTACCTGGCGCCGGATCCGGTGCACAGCCGGGCGTTCGACGGCCTGGAGATCGATCCGCGCAGCGGCCGCATCCTGCGTCGCCTGGACTACCGGCAGCAGCCGCTGGGCCGGCAGTTGCTGAGCAGCGTGTTCGCCCTGCATACCGGCAGCTTCTTCGGCCTGGCCGGGCGCGTGGTGGTGATGCTGGCGAGCCTGTGCATGTCGCTGTTCTTCGTCACCGGCTGGCTGTTGTACCTGGACCGGCGGCGCAAGAAGCGCGCGCTGCACGATGCGCGGCGCGGCCTGGCGTCGCCCGCGCCGGCCGCCGCCGCCGAGCCGTGGCTGGTGGGCTTCGCCAGCCAGAGCGGCTTCGCCGAGCGCCTGGCCTGGCAGGCCGCCGGCCAATTGCAGGCGGCCGGGCTGCCGGTGCAGGTGCAGTCGCTGGCGCAGCTGGACGCCGCGCAGCTGCGCGGTGCGCGGCGTGCGCTGTTCGTGGTCAGCACCTTCGGCGACGGCGAGGCGCCGGACCCGGCCCGCGCCTTCGAAAAGAAGGTGCTGCGCCAGGCGCAGGCGCTGCCCGAGCTGGGCTATGCGCTGCTGGCGCTGGGCGATCGCCAGTACGCGCGCTTCTGCGGGTTCTCGCGGCGGCTGGAGCAGTGGCTGGCCGCGCAGGGCGCGCAGGCGCTGTTTCCGGCGGTGGAAGTGGACAATGCCGATCCGCAGGCGCTGGCGCAGTGGCAGCGGCAGTTGTCCGCGGTCACCGGCGTGACCGCCGCGGCGCCGGAACTGCAGGCGCCGCCGTCGCTGGAATGGCGCCTGGCCGGCCGCGCGCTGCTCAATCCCGGCAGCGCCGGTGCGCCGGTGTGGCGCATCGATCTGCTGCCGCCGGCGCAGGCGCACTGGCAGGCGGGCGACATCCTGGAGGTGCAGCCCCGCCACGCCGATGACGTCGTGCGCGCCTGGCTCGCCGCGCATGGGGTGGCCGCCGACACGCCGGTGCGCGCGGACGGCGTGGCGCTGCCGCTGCCGGCGGCGCTGGCCGATCGCGAACTGCCGGTGCCATCCGCGCACCCGCACGATCCGCAGGCCTGGCTGGACACGCTGCCGCAGCTGCCGCTGCGCGAATACTCGATCGCCTCGGTGCCGGCCGACGGCCTGCTGCAACTGGTGGTGCGGCTGACCCGGCGCAGCGACGGCAGCGCCGGCCTGGGCTCGGGCTGGCTGTGCCTGCATGCGCCGCCGGGCGCCGTGGTGCAGGCGCGGGTGCGCGCCAACCCCGGGTTCCGCCGCCATGGCGATGCGCCGCTGCTGTTGATCGGCAACGGCACCGGCATCGCCGGCCTGCGCAGCCTGCTGCGCGAAGCCGAGCACGCCGGCGTGCATGGCCACTGGCTGCTGTTCGGCGAGCGCAACGCGGCGCACGACGCGCTGTTCGGCGCGGAGCTGCAGGCATGGCGGGACAGCGGCCACCTGCAGCGCCTGGACCTGGCGTTCTCGCGCGACCAGCCAGGCAAGGTCTACGTGCAGGACCGCCTGCGCGATGCCGCCGACGAAGTGCGCGCCTGGCTCGCGCGCGGCGCCACGCTGCACGTCTGCGGCAGCCTGGACAGCATGGCCCGCGGCGTGGACGCGGCCTTGCGCGAGATCCTGGGCGAGGAGGCGCTGGATGCGCTCAGCGCCGAAGGGCGGTATCGGCGCGATGTGTACTGA
- the aroE gene encoding shikimate dehydrogenase, which translates to MPTSRYAVFGHPVTHSLSPRIHADFAKQTGIALQYDAIDALPDGFAAALAAFAAAGGVGANVTLPLKEAAYALSVIHSERAQRAGAVNTLSFRDGQWHGDNTDGAGLVRDLTGRNGLDLRGRRALLLGAGGAARGVAPALLEAGVQQLLIVNRSPERADALVDALGDPARAISRYWEDLREQGDFELIVNATAAGRDDSAGFSLPLSLVNSMTLAVDLNYGEVAIPFLAWARAAHCRDTVDGLGMLVEQAAESFERWHGVRPDTDPVYAALRARDAVLVSAD; encoded by the coding sequence ATGCCCACATCCCGCTATGCCGTGTTCGGCCATCCCGTCACCCACTCGCTGTCGCCGCGCATCCATGCCGACTTCGCCAAGCAGACCGGCATCGCCCTGCAGTACGACGCGATCGACGCGCTGCCGGACGGCTTCGCGGCAGCGCTGGCGGCGTTTGCCGCCGCGGGCGGCGTCGGCGCCAACGTGACCCTGCCGTTGAAGGAAGCCGCGTATGCGCTCAGCGTGATCCACAGCGAGCGCGCGCAGCGCGCCGGGGCGGTCAATACGCTCAGCTTCCGCGACGGGCAGTGGCACGGCGACAACACCGACGGCGCCGGCCTGGTGCGCGACCTGACCGGGCGCAACGGCCTGGACCTGCGCGGCCGCCGCGCGTTGCTGCTCGGCGCCGGCGGCGCCGCGCGCGGCGTGGCGCCGGCGCTGCTGGAGGCCGGCGTGCAGCAGTTGCTGATCGTCAACCGTTCGCCCGAGCGCGCCGACGCGCTGGTGGACGCGCTGGGCGATCCGGCGCGCGCCATCTCCCGCTACTGGGAGGACCTGCGCGAGCAGGGCGACTTCGAACTGATCGTCAACGCCACCGCCGCCGGTCGCGACGACAGCGCGGGCTTCTCGCTGCCGCTGTCGCTGGTCAACAGCATGACCCTGGCGGTGGACCTGAACTACGGCGAAGTCGCGATCCCGTTCCTGGCCTGGGCGCGCGCGGCGCATTGCCGCGACACCGTGGACGGCCTGGGCATGCTGGTCGAGCAGGCGGCGGAGAGCTTCGAGCGCTGGCATGGCGTGCGCCCGGACACCGATCCGGTCTACGCCGCGCTGCGCGCGCGCGACGCAGTGCTGGTCAGCGCCGACTGA
- a CDS encoding DNA/RNA non-specific endonuclease: MSFSLRGCLVLLGLFAAQTAMAATSCATLYAGGKPPSVDASLSARTTEVCHTEYVILASGVTKGPLYSAEHLTDQQVAGAEAIGRVGSFHEETAIPAADRSKSSDYTNTGFDRGHMTPAGDASTESSEKETFSMANVVPQDHKLNTGEWARIEEQVRQLAKQRGEIYVVTGPAFDDNVTTIGTDKVEVADYVWKAVYEPGVGAAAYLCVNDDSINCDVVSIDDVITMASIDPFPSISAAMKSTPIALTMP, encoded by the coding sequence ATGTCCTTCTCCCTGCGCGGTTGTCTGGTTCTGCTCGGTCTGTTCGCGGCACAAACGGCGATGGCCGCCACCAGTTGCGCCACGCTGTACGCGGGCGGCAAGCCGCCGAGCGTGGACGCCTCGCTGAGCGCGCGCACCACCGAGGTCTGCCACACCGAGTACGTGATCCTGGCCTCGGGCGTGACCAAGGGCCCGCTGTACTCGGCCGAACACCTGACCGACCAGCAGGTCGCCGGCGCCGAGGCGATCGGCCGGGTCGGCTCGTTCCACGAGGAAACCGCCATTCCCGCCGCCGACCGCTCCAAGAGCTCGGACTACACCAACACCGGGTTCGACCGCGGCCACATGACCCCGGCCGGCGACGCCTCCACCGAGAGCTCGGAGAAGGAGACGTTCTCGATGGCCAACGTGGTCCCGCAGGACCACAAGCTCAACACCGGCGAGTGGGCGCGCATCGAGGAGCAGGTGCGGCAGCTGGCCAAGCAGCGCGGCGAGATCTACGTGGTGACCGGCCCGGCCTTCGACGACAACGTAACGACCATCGGCACCGACAAGGTGGAAGTGGCGGACTACGTCTGGAAGGCGGTGTACGAGCCGGGCGTGGGCGCGGCCGCGTACCTGTGCGTGAACGACGACAGCATCAACTGCGACGTGGTGTCGATCGACGACGTGATCACCATGGCCAGCATCGATCCGTTCCCGTCGATCTCCGCGGCGATGAAGTCCACGCCGATCGCGTTGACGATGCCTTGA
- the katB gene encoding catalase KatB — MRPGTLLVLALLSQTLIVPAGFAQSTLTRDNGAPVGDNQNSQTAGATGPTLLQDVQLIQKLQRFDRERIPERVVHARGTGVHGEFTASADISDLTKAKVFTVGEKTPVFVRFSSVVHGNHSPETLRDPHGFATKFYTSEGNWDLVGNNFPTFFIRDAIKFPDMVHAFKPDPRTNLDDDSRRFDFFSHVPEATRTLTLLYSNEGTPAGYRFMDGNGVHAYKLVNAQGEVHYVKFHWKSLQGLKNLDPKQVAQVQGKDYSHLTNDLVGAIKQGDYPKWDLYIQVLKPEDLAKFDFDPLDATKIWPDVPERKIGQMVLNRNVDNFFQETEQVAMAPANLVPGIEPSEDRLLQGRIFSYADTQLYRVGTNGLSLPVNRPRVTVNNGNQDGAMNYGATTSGVNYEPSRLNPRPQDPNARYSQLPLSGTTQQAKIAREQNFKQAGELFRSYSKKEQQDLIQSFGESLAGTDDASKHIMLSFLYKADPAYGSGVARVAKGDLARVKQLAAQLRD; from the coding sequence ATGCGCCCTGGAACACTGTTGGTGCTCGCCCTGCTGTCGCAGACCCTGATCGTCCCCGCGGGGTTCGCACAGTCCACGCTCACCCGCGACAACGGTGCGCCGGTCGGCGACAACCAGAACTCGCAGACCGCCGGCGCCACCGGCCCGACCCTGCTGCAGGACGTGCAGCTGATCCAGAAGCTGCAGCGCTTCGACCGCGAGCGCATTCCCGAGCGCGTGGTGCATGCGCGCGGCACCGGCGTGCACGGCGAATTCACCGCCAGCGCCGACATCTCCGACCTGACCAAGGCCAAGGTGTTCACCGTCGGCGAGAAGACCCCGGTGTTCGTGCGCTTCTCCTCGGTGGTGCATGGCAACCACTCGCCGGAGACGCTGCGCGACCCGCACGGCTTCGCCACCAAGTTCTATACCAGCGAAGGCAACTGGGACCTGGTCGGCAACAACTTCCCCACCTTCTTCATCCGCGATGCGATCAAGTTCCCGGACATGGTGCATGCGTTCAAGCCGGATCCGCGCACCAACCTGGACGACGATTCGCGCCGCTTCGACTTCTTCTCGCACGTGCCCGAAGCCACCCGCACGCTGACCTTGCTGTACTCCAACGAAGGCACGCCGGCCGGCTACCGCTTCATGGACGGCAACGGCGTGCACGCCTACAAGCTGGTCAACGCGCAGGGCGAGGTGCACTACGTCAAGTTCCACTGGAAGTCGCTGCAAGGCCTGAAGAACCTGGATCCGAAGCAGGTGGCGCAGGTGCAGGGCAAGGACTACAGCCACCTGACCAACGACCTGGTCGGCGCGATCAAGCAGGGCGACTATCCGAAGTGGGACCTGTACATCCAGGTGCTCAAGCCGGAAGACCTGGCCAAGTTCGACTTCGATCCGCTGGATGCGACCAAGATCTGGCCGGACGTGCCCGAGCGCAAGATCGGGCAGATGGTGTTGAACAGGAACGTGGACAACTTCTTCCAGGAGACCGAGCAGGTGGCGATGGCGCCGGCCAACCTGGTGCCGGGCATCGAGCCGTCGGAAGACCGCCTGCTGCAGGGGCGCATCTTCTCCTATGCCGATACCCAGCTGTACCGCGTCGGCACCAACGGCCTGAGCCTGCCGGTGAACCGGCCGCGGGTGACGGTGAACAACGGCAACCAGGACGGGGCGATGAACTACGGCGCCACCACCAGCGGCGTCAACTACGAGCCGAGCCGGCTCAATCCGCGCCCGCAGGATCCGAACGCGCGCTACAGCCAGCTGCCGCTGTCGGGCACCACCCAGCAGGCCAAGATCGCCCGCGAGCAGAACTTCAAGCAGGCCGGCGAACTGTTCCGCAGCTACAGCAAGAAGGAGCAGCAGGACCTGATCCAGAGCTTCGGCGAATCGCTGGCCGGCACCGACGACGCCAGCAAGCACATCATGCTGTCGTTCCTGTACAAGGCCGATCCGGCCTACGGCAGCGGCGTCGCCCGCGTCGCCAAGGGCGACCTGGCGCGGGTCAAGCAGCTGGCCGCGCAGTTGCGGGACTGA
- the dinG gene encoding ATP-dependent DNA helicase DinG, whose protein sequence is MNDDATAAAARAADKPQRELTEPLKLAIRDAYTKLQANTPGFRVRRAQSQMIGVVSRALGTSGGVGVAEAPTGVGKSLGYLTAGVPIALASKKKLVISTGTVALQSQLVERDIPAFLKATGIEATVALAKGRTRYLCARNVAELHGEAAQNSMFEDEAPLYDRPLSPAEAEQARALAKAYADKTWNGDLDTAPEPIPASLRARITTNAAGCAGRRCSFAVQCPVLKARSDVREAQIVVTNHALLLSALALGDSDNGQPLIAPPADMLLVLDEGHHIAGVAIDQGAANLALDDMARRTGRLQALVGAAYRLADKDTIGNQLPNEAVELATRVSKGLKAFRAEIERAWVPDPGQEEPMWRAPNGRLPEDWKPLIDAQAQDTAALLNWVQAAHQLVAKSKQEDAAKERLQRSLGMALEMVEQQYALWLGWRREDQDGQAPMARWITASRDADLVCHCSPVSAAQVLRALLWSEVDSAVLTSATLTGGGDFQALAIDNGLPAHAEMVSLSSPFDLPNQAELIVPKFPVAPDDREGHPREVARYLVKELDWGKGSIVLFTSRWKMLKVADLLPIAQRNRVLVQGEGSKSQMIGEHMRRIGAGEGSVLFGLNSFGEGLDLPGEACTTVVITQVPFAVPTDPQTATLGEWFESRGLNAFNLIAVPHALRTLTQFAGRLIRSSSDHGRVIILDSRLLTKRYGKRIIDALPPFKRVIG, encoded by the coding sequence ATGAACGATGACGCCACAGCGGCCGCGGCCCGCGCCGCCGACAAGCCCCAGCGCGAGCTGACCGAGCCGCTGAAACTGGCGATCCGCGACGCCTACACCAAGCTGCAGGCCAACACCCCCGGTTTCCGCGTGCGCCGCGCGCAGAGCCAGATGATCGGGGTGGTGTCGCGCGCGCTGGGCACCTCCGGCGGGGTCGGCGTGGCCGAGGCGCCGACCGGGGTCGGCAAGAGCCTGGGCTATCTCACCGCCGGCGTGCCGATCGCGCTGGCCAGCAAGAAGAAGCTGGTCATCAGCACCGGCACCGTGGCGCTGCAGTCGCAGCTGGTGGAGCGCGACATCCCCGCCTTCCTCAAGGCCACCGGCATCGAGGCGACGGTGGCGCTGGCCAAGGGCCGCACCCGCTACCTGTGCGCGCGCAACGTCGCCGAGCTGCATGGCGAAGCCGCGCAGAACAGCATGTTCGAGGACGAGGCGCCGCTGTACGACCGCCCGCTGAGCCCTGCCGAGGCCGAGCAGGCGCGCGCGCTGGCCAAGGCCTACGCCGACAAGACCTGGAACGGCGACCTGGATACCGCGCCGGAGCCGATCCCGGCGTCGCTGCGCGCGCGCATCACCACCAACGCCGCCGGCTGCGCCGGGCGCCGCTGCTCGTTCGCGGTGCAATGCCCGGTGCTGAAGGCGCGCAGCGACGTGCGCGAGGCGCAGATCGTGGTCACCAACCACGCGCTGCTGCTGTCGGCGCTGGCGCTGGGCGACAGCGACAACGGCCAGCCGCTGATCGCACCGCCGGCGGACATGCTGCTGGTGCTCGACGAAGGCCACCACATCGCCGGCGTCGCCATCGACCAGGGCGCGGCCAACCTGGCGCTGGACGACATGGCGCGGCGCACCGGGCGGCTGCAGGCGCTGGTCGGCGCCGCCTACCGGCTGGCCGACAAGGACACCATCGGCAACCAGCTGCCGAACGAGGCGGTCGAGCTGGCGACGCGGGTCAGCAAGGGGCTGAAGGCGTTCCGCGCCGAGATCGAGCGCGCCTGGGTGCCGGACCCGGGCCAGGAGGAGCCGATGTGGCGCGCGCCCAACGGGCGCCTGCCCGAGGACTGGAAGCCGCTCATCGATGCGCAGGCGCAGGACACCGCCGCGCTGCTCAACTGGGTGCAGGCCGCGCATCAACTGGTGGCCAAGTCCAAGCAGGAGGATGCGGCCAAGGAGCGCCTGCAGCGCAGCCTGGGCATGGCCCTGGAGATGGTCGAACAACAGTACGCGCTGTGGCTGGGCTGGCGCCGCGAGGACCAGGACGGGCAGGCGCCGATGGCGCGCTGGATCACCGCCTCGCGCGATGCCGACCTGGTCTGCCATTGCTCGCCGGTGTCGGCCGCGCAGGTGCTGCGCGCGCTGCTGTGGAGCGAAGTGGACTCGGCGGTGCTGACCTCGGCCACGCTGACCGGCGGCGGCGACTTCCAGGCGCTGGCGATCGACAACGGCCTGCCCGCGCATGCCGAGATGGTGTCGCTGTCCTCGCCGTTCGACCTGCCCAACCAGGCCGAACTGATCGTGCCGAAATTCCCGGTGGCGCCGGACGACCGCGAGGGCCATCCGCGCGAGGTCGCGCGCTACCTGGTCAAGGAGCTGGACTGGGGCAAGGGCTCGATCGTGCTGTTCACCTCGCGCTGGAAGATGCTCAAGGTCGCCGACCTGTTGCCGATCGCGCAGCGCAACCGGGTGCTGGTGCAGGGCGAGGGCTCCAAGTCGCAGATGATCGGCGAGCACATGCGCCGCATCGGCGCCGGCGAAGGCTCGGTGCTGTTCGGCCTGAATTCCTTCGGCGAAGGCCTGGACCTGCCAGGCGAGGCCTGCACCACCGTGGTCATCACCCAGGTGCCGTTCGCGGTGCCGACCGACCCGCAGACCGCCACCCTCGGCGAGTGGTTCGAAAGCCGCGGCCTCAACGCCTTCAACCTGATCGCGGTGCCGCACGCGCTGCGCACGCTGACCCAGTTCGCCGGGCGCCTGATCCGCAGTTCCAGCGACCACGGCCGGGTCATCATTCTCGACTCGCGCCTGCTGACCAAGCGCTACGGCAAGCGCATCATCGATGCGCTGCCGCCGTTCAAGCGGGTGATCGGCTAG